Genomic DNA from Podospora pseudoanserina strain CBS 124.78 chromosome 4, whole genome shotgun sequence:
CTCCAGACGGTCAAGCATGGAGGCGAGAGGAAGTTTCACTGTCAGTGGTGTGTAAAGAGGTTCACGAGAAAAGACAACTATCATCGGCATCTCAAGAAACAACACGAAGAAAATtgatatatataaaaaaaaaaaagaacacaCGAGGACAGAACTTGGGCACACATGGATCAGTAAGGTTTTGGCGGGACAGGGGACAACCACGCGTTTTCGCCTATGGCTCTCTTTGGGTCTCACTCGACGCGAAGTTTCGGAACAGGCTGCATCATTTGCAGGCCACGGTTGTCCCCTTGGTTACTCTGACATTCGTCTGTGGGGAGGCCACATGCGGTGTTCTGGTGCCGTGATGTGGATTGGTCCCGGGAAGCACCATTGCCTCAGAACATGGCATGTGGCCTCCCCATGGGGGAATGGATGATGTCAGCATAGTTCCGAAACGAATCGCGCCCAAGGGGAGCCGTAGGCGGAAACGTGGGCTCTTTCGGGGACCATTCTCCCGATCAAGCTGTAGGCTCTGACACTGCCACTGGGCTGTCAGGGAATAGCTGGGTGAATGATCTCTGCGAGAGTCTTTTCGTGTAATATTAGGAACCAGGTAGATAGATGGGTACATATAAACGCAAGGGGCCAGCATTGATCAGTACCAGACACCGTGAGCCAAGTACGTAAAggcaagatcaacaagacTAGGTACCACCCTTTAAGTTCAGATATACAACATGGCGAGTCTCCCGTGGAGATATTAAAAAATCACGCAATGCGAGGGAGTATTCCCAATCGTACTCACCAGTCACATGCATGCGCTCAAGGAGATGCCCCCTGACGCCGAAGGCGTACTGACCACTGGAGATACCGCAAATGTGGATAGCTACCTTAGTGACCACCACGGGACTGCAGACATTAAGCTGATTTATTCCAACACAAAACCACTAAACATTACGATTAATCTACCCCGTAAACACCACATAAACCCCTCTCAAGCATATCTCTCCTGCTGCGCAACAACCGGCTTTGTCTCCCGGACAGGCACATGCATGGGCACAGGCTGGATTGGCATCATAGGTATCACCTGAGGAGGAGTTCGCATCATCGGAGCTCCATACGGTGCAGGCAACACGCCCGGAGGAGCGGCAGGGGCGTATGCATTCGCTGGAGGCGGTGCCATCACATAGACAATCCTCGGCCGCCTGTTTCGATAATTCGTCTCGATACACCCAATGATAAAAAGACCAAGGTGCGTCAGACTACATTCCATGTGTCTTGTCAGAAGTGATGCATCCCTCAAACACCAACGGCAAGGATGAATAAACTTACGTCAAGAAGACAACAAAGGCAGATAATGTCTGTGAGAGTCCACTAATTTTTCTCACAAGAGCCCTCATTTCGGGCGAATCGAGGTCGATAGACGATGTCCACCTCCTAGTTTCAGAGTCCCAGGTTTCGTAATACCCCTCAATGTGCCGTTCTGCATGTGTCGCCGAGAGTGTAACGGTCAAGAGGGTCAAAAAGACCAGGCCAAGCCAGAGGATCAGGTCGACACCAACAATGGCGCCGGGGTGGATGCCCCTGTTGCCCTCACGCTTCATGATGCAGATGATTTCGGCAACGTCCCAAACCATGCAGACGACGGTCTGTGAGCTGTCAGTACGTGTCAATGTTGTCGACATGGGCATCAGATCCAGCTCACCGACggtatgatgatgatgccgtAAAAGCCATAAACGCCATCAGTTCTTGAATCAGCCATCAGGCCGGCCGAAAGACCTATGGCGACGATGCAGCAAACAATCGAAAATATCCTGCCAGCCAACTTGGTGATCCGATAAGATCTCGGCGACACATATTGTGGCGGCGCGTTCAGCGGAGCAGGCACGAAATGGCCTGGAGCAAAATGTGGTGTTGACTGTGCGGGGTCCGATGCTTGTGGCGGCACTGGTGCAGGTACTGTTGTAGATGCTGCTGCGGGTGCTGCTGTAGGTGTTGGCGTTGGTACTGACCCCGTCGCCGGGTCGGTCGTCGTCTCAGCCATTTCTGCCAtttcgatgatggtgagaaTCGAGGAGCCGCGGCGTCGGGAGCTAGGGGTTCAAAAGGACCTGATGTTTAAATTGCACCTTTGCATTAAATCCTGTGGGCACTCTGCTAGCTGCTGCCTGGGCATAATTTACCAATCCTTTGGTTGGCGAATCATGAACTCGCTGGTGTTGCACGGAGCCTGTCAGAGACCCGCAAACACGGCCCCTGCAGGAACGAGCCACAATCCATGCCAAGGAATCAGGTCTCGTGTTGAAAGAAAATCAGGTTCCAGCCTGTGTCGAGTTCCAGGCTTCAAAGAACTGGTTCTCGTACTTTGGTATGCACTTGACCTTCTCAGGTGGTTCAAGTTGCCACTCGATAGTTTCGTCCCGGTGTCCAGGCGTGCTGGCCCAGCGGGAAACATAGCCTTTTGCCTCTTTGATCCGTTTGCCATCCTCGTTCGAGTACTCGAGGTTGACGGCAGGAACAACAGCAATCTTTCCGTAGCCGTGGAACCACATGTCTTTGCAGAGCAACTGTGGCTCACCCTGAAGACATTCGCCCTCCCTATGGGCTCGAAATGCAATGGTTCGATCCATGATGGGTGTCGCTGTAAACGCCGCGGCTCCGTTCCAGCAGGAAAACACCTGAAATGGTTGGTGCGAAAGCAAACGTTGCTGGGCGCTTGGATTGTTCCAAAAGAGATTCCAGGCCGAGTTCCAATTTCCATCTGGCGGAATCTCAAAGAAGGAGTCTCCGTTCATCCCTCGCGCTATCCAAACATCGTAAAATGTTGGGTCTGGGCCAACATAGGTCCAGTCCATAGCGCACATCATGTCGGCACCGAGTATGCGCTTCTGATGTAAGAGCTCAAGAATATCTTCCAAACAGATTGCCACATCGTTCAAAAAGACAATGGTTGTGTTCTTAGCGGAGAACTTGACGGCCTCGGTGTCGTCTACCAGCGGCTGAAGAGCCATATTCCTCAGTTGAGCAAGCTTTTGGATTCGGTCCCCCTTTTttgggttgatgttgctcgTCTTGAAGTAATAGGTGGTTGTCAAAGCATCCAACTCGGGTCGTAAGGCAGCCAGGACCTCCCCGGTACCGTCGTCCGAATTCCCCTCGATGATGGACAAGGCGCAGGTTTGTGGACCTAGAAATCGAATTGCCTCGATGACGCTCCCCAAGAGTCGGGGAAGAAGCGATGCACATTGTCGAAGATCGAGTGCTATGAAGTATCGGATTGAGCCTGTCTCTGCGTTTTCCGGTGCGACGAGATAATCGTAGCGTGATGTGTCGGGTTGGGGGCAATGCAGTCGAGGTAAGGTTGTAGCTTCTGGGTTCATGATGGCGTCGACGTAGGCCGCTTTTGATTCTTGTGGTAGAATGTCAGAGGCTTGTGGTGTTGCAGTGGTTATTGTTGCCGCTGTTGGAACTGATGTGGCGGAGCTTGAGGCCGATGCTGGCTCCATTGGAAGCGTTGAAATCGTCTTTGAAGGGCGCCATAAGGACGGACGCGGTATGCTTGATATCTGCTCTCGGCCGAGCCAAAGAGTGAGGGCCAAAAGCAATAGCCCGCCTGCGggcaagatgaagatgagagcTCGCCGCGTCATGTCCGAACTGTGGGTGGAATGTCGAAGCATTTTTTTGggcagaaggggaagaggtcgCAACTGACTGTTCAAAAGCAATGGGGAAAGGCGCCTTTGTGCATATGCCCCGCTTCTCGTTTGCACTGACTCCGAGCGAGATATAAGCAATGGCAAGATTTCCCCTGTGTTGAGGTGGATGTCACAGCTAAACGCCGGTACCATTCTGTCGGGATTTAGAACGTCCCCTGATTTGCTGAGACGTCAAGGGTTACACCCAACACATGACTCGACCACAGGCCTATCCTTGTGCCAGGAGGTCAAGATGCAAGTAGACGCTCGAGACCTTCGCCAACATCAGACAGATGTAGATGATCATCGTTGGTTGAACATCGCCGTTCGGGTACCTATACAAATCTTCACCAATCTTTCGTCGCCGCCTCTAATACCTACTTTGCCTATCCACCtacccctccttttctcaTCATGTTTTCTTTGTCAAATCTACAGCCTCCTTTGCAATGGCCATCCCTCTTCTGTCCATACTTTGCTTTCACGCTTTCAACGGGTTAAGCCAAGCGTCGTTCTTCTCACACCACACAAATGCAACAACCCTCATCCAGCAGAAAAGGCAGGGAACCGTTCTGGTCACCAAATACTTCACCCTTTTCTCAACAAGCAACCCCTCGAGCATTCGGACAGCCAACATTGGTTTCGATTGCCGCGTCGATTTGATCCACGACCTCTGGGGTTTCTGTCCGACCTCTGTCATCTCAGCCACTGACTGCGGCCTGGCAGGCAGCTGTGTTGACAAGCATGGCTGTTCTGGAGGATGCGGGTTTACCAACGCTGCTCTGACAACATTTACTTGGTTTGTTCTGCCTGCACTGCTTTTGCCCTACACAGAGCTAACGATTTCGTTGATGTAGCTCTGGTGCCTTGGCGCCATTTTGCTCTACAGCGCTGCTTACTCTCCCCAACAACGTTGGTCCATTTACCTATCTTGCATGCGGGAAGGGTCCCAGTACCGACAACTATTTCGCGTTCACGAAAAGAGGTGAAACCACTACCATTTCGACTATGTCTATGACTAGACTGCTTCAAGATACGTCGACGTCGGCTAGCTCCGCTATCCTCCCTACGCTGGTTGACTTGTTGACTTCCGATCCGGGGTTTCCGACCTCTTCAAATGAAAGGACGAGCCAGTCTAACACTAAAAGTGACGGGAACACCCAGCCAAACAACACTGGTGCCATTGTAGGCGGCGTGATAGGCTCCTTCGCACTGCTATGTGCGTCAGGCATTGCCATAGTCTGACTACTGAGACGAAACCGCAACTAATCTGCTATTCCAAGTTCCAAGCCGCATACCATTTCTACCCCTGAACATGTCGATCAGAAATCAGCGGACCACAAAGTGGCGACATGGACACATTACAACAACGCTGGCTGGGGCCCTCAGGAGTTGCCGGCGCATCACCATGGCGCACAGAACACAGACCCCGTTGAGCTCCCTGCGGTGTACCAGCAGCACAGACCATAAAGCACCATGAAATACAATGTATAATGCCTTATCATAACAAACGAAAGAACTCTGATACCATCTCAAGTTGTTGGGTAGCGGCGTCAGCCTCCGATCAATGATTACGAAGGGTCTTGGAAGGCGCCTCCTTTATCCACACCGTTTCCTACATCACAagaccagcaacaacccccatcaaacccaccaACAGCCCAGCTCTCACGCTGCCCCTACCCACCACTCCGCCCGCAGGCACGGGTACCTGATTAGATTGTGTAGGAGTCGGTAACAACCCACCAGTCCCCGGCCCAGTAGTAGGAGGAATCGTCACAGTGACAGTgccgccaccagcagcagtagtAGTAGCGTCATCCCTATCCGGAGTGGTCGTCGTGACCacctcactctcctccaccttggtCGTGGGCACATAAACCGGAGAGGTATAGCTCTCCAGCCAATACTTTGTACAATTCCCATAACAAGTGTACCCATCCGCAAAGTAAGTCGCGGAATaactctcctccccagcccaaacctccttacccccctcccacacctccgTCCGCAACCCCACGtcccgcttcttcttctcccacccctgAGTATCGGTGTACTCGGTCAAGGTgaccgtcctcctcccccccctcatgGTCCCCCTGCACCGCGGCATGAGATACGCATCTGCCCTCCAGGTGATCCCCTCGTGCACAAACGTGCTGCTTCTACCCCCTTCGTCAAAGTACGTGAACTTGACGTCACCTTCAGGACAGCAGTGGACGATTTTCTCCACGACGTCGATCGCGCGGGTGCTTGTGCCGTCGACTGTCCTCCAAAACGGGTGccaggttgtggaggtggcgACGGTATAGCTGACTGGGCAGCCGACGTAGCTCACGCCGGTGGCGCCGCCGGGGCGGAAGGACCAGGCGGCGTAGCAGTCTGGGTTGTATTTGTCGTAGGGGTCTCCCAGCTGGACGGCGGTGCACTCGGGCACTTTTGGGGGACTGACTGTgaaggtgggtgaggggCGGGGGTCATACACCCAGCAGGTCTTTTCTACTGCGTAGAGGTCCTTGCCGATGCCGCATGATGCCGGGGGCGTGAACTGGGCGTAGGTTGTCGGGGTGGCCATTTTGAAGGGTGCCCGGTAGGCTGAGAGACAAGAGAGAAGGTGAGAGtggagagaggaaaagatggGGTAGGAATGGGAGTTATTTTGTCTTGTTTAAAAGCCAAGAAAGCTCGCATTGAACCCTTGCTGCTTACCATTCCTGAAGAGACGGGCAAGGGGGTGATGCCAAGGCCGGGGAACGGCGCTATCGAGTGAGGCGCGTTCGATGTTGGTGCGACACACTGCCTTggcatggtggttgtgattgaATCTCTGAATGGCCTCATGGCTATGTGAGTGCTCGAATGAGATGTGTCGACCAAGCAAATCAAGAGGACTGATCACCTCGAATTCAACCTCGATGGTATCAATCAAAACATCGTGGGTCGCTGGGACATGTTTCTGTCGGCCAACGTATCACAGAAATACCTGAGCCAAGGCACAAAGTTGCACCACTAGCACCCAACACATCACCGACAGGATTGCAACCGCTTCACCCTGGATACCAGGTATCCTGCATGTCGTCTAGGCCCCAAACAGCACGGATTGATATCACTCCCGAAAGAAGCTGAGCTTGTAAATCGCCAGCAAATCACCTGAGCCTATCCATCATACCTTAGCTACTAAGGTACGCAGCCGCCCGGTCCCAGCAGTTCCAATCACAGGCCTCTCAACTCCTTCCACCTACTCATCTCTCCCTCGTCGTAATCCTTCTCTTGTTTTTCCTCTCTGAGCTTTCCAGAGTGAACGTGGCTATACTTACCTTATATCAGCTAGCTCTTTCCACTTGAGATGAAGACACGCAGAGGAATGAATGGGGAGTCTTGAATCCCGTAACATACATGCCGACGATGATGTGCATCCACCTCTTATCCGTGCCGGATTCGTACATCCGTTGCGTTTACATGTTTTCTTCCTCCAGGGCATCTATTCGACACCGCTGCCATTCGATCCTTCCTTCGAGGCAGGCTCTCTGATCGAGGTGGAACTCAATCGTGGCGTCACAGAAGCTGTTGAAATGGTTTGCTGCGCGCATACCTCCAGTGTTGACTGACATGCTCGGCGTAGTCCGGGCTTTCTGCAACATGAATGGCTGTGGGACAGCGGCAATGATTCACTGGCGCGCAAAGTGAGGGAAAAGGTGGTGAGAAAAGTGACGAATGGTGAGATTTTAACagggaaaagagaagctACAAAAAGTGTGTGAAATACAAGCCCCAATCCGGAGAGACCACAATAGTTGCTCTTTGGCTTTCCCTTTGGCTTGGATTAAGTTTAGAGTAGCCCGCCAGCCGCAACCATGGAAACCACACAGATGACGAAACCACGGCACCTGGAGGCGGTTCGAATACCTGCTCGGGCTAAGTTCAAGGCCCACATATGGCAACAGGTAGGTGCCGGAATAACAAAAAGGATAAAACTTGCTCGCAGCGCCATATCGCACAGGAAACTCAGACCTGTCTTTTTCTGTCTTCGGGGTTGTTACATCGCTGTCGGTTGTAAACCATGTTGGCCAAAACTGTTTTGGGCGGCAGGGAAAATCGAGTCCAGGTCATGAGAGCCTGGCAGCCCGTAGCTCTTGACTTAAGACGGGCCATGATGAATGCTTGACAGCCGAGGGTGCGCTCGATGAGGGCGGACAAGCGTCGATAACGGAGTTGGAGAAGCGTTGCGGGAAAAGATCATAACGGGCGAAAGTTTACCGCCACCTTCAACAAGACATCCATCAGACTTGAAATCAGAACCTAACCCTAACCTTATCAGGTGTCACATCAGACGTCATTCAATCAACACGTATGACTAACACACCAAGGTCTAAATTTGGTTTGGAACTGTGATGTTCTCGCGAATTGAACAAACTGAGCAATAATGTAAGACGTGCTCGGCTTCACCCAGCTCACAGCTTACCGCTACAAATTCGAAACCAGCAGCTCCGGCCAAACCTTTGTCAGGTCCGGCATAGGCTGACGCAGCAGCAGACGGCCCTGATCATCATGATAACTGTTGCGAAACCGAGAGATATGCTCAATCCCCTCGGGCAACCGGAACAACCAGAACCCGAACGTCGGCATCCACCCAGCAGCACTCGCACCCCCAGCTCTCTTCTGCTGCAAACTGAGATAGTTCTGCGCCGTCTCGACATCAAACACGTAGTTCTGCGGCTTTGGCACTGCCTCCCTCACAAAAGACTCCCACGTCAGAGCGCTGTCGACCGAGTATGTCAAGCCGCACGAATACCGAGTCCGGGGAGGCGGGTTCGACCCCAATGACGGCACCCCGAGCACATCGAGAAGGCGATTCCAGTCGTTGAGCGTGCTGTCGAGACCGAACCAGTAGAAGCTTGCGTTCTCTCTCAGAGCATCAAGGACACCAGGGCGCGGATCGTGGGCGATACGGTCAAAGCCAGGGGACGCTGACCAGATGGGCAGAGGGCTACCATGAAGCAATCCGAGCTGATCCTCGTCAGGCTGGCCGCCATCTCGGACGACAGGCGTGCGGAAAACGAAGAAAACCTCCCTCAGTTGGGCAAGTGTTTGTTTCAAGGCCTTCCTGACTTTTGGAACAAGCTTGGACGCCTCAAAAGAGGCGTCAAACCGCACTGCGCCGGCCCTCCAGTCCGCCTTTGCTGGGTCTCTGTCAAGTGCGAGGTTGAGCAAGCCGACATGTCGGCGGTCATGAGTTGTTTTGAGATGGTAGAGGAAATTCGACGGCGTCACAAGAGAAGCCGGGTTCTCCCCGTCGTTGCCTTTGGTGTGGAAAATGTGGAGGAAGTCGTGTTCAGGGTTGAAGTAAAGGACCCCACGGGGGTGGGCGACTGGTTGGGCTTTGATCTCCCAGGGTTTGATGAATCTGCAAGGAAGGTGTACGCGATAGAACAGCAGTGCTTCGTGCCTAGCTTCGCTGTTGACGCGCATCAGCTTGCTGATGGTTTTGACACCGCCAACTTCAGCGATGAACTCCTCGCCATTTGGCGTGTCGATGTTGCTCTCGATGGCGTAGCGGCTTTTGGCTTCGTGGAGTGGTGTGAGCACCACCTGGATGATTCGTTGGCGTTGGAGAGAGGTCCTCCAAATTTTGACCCGCAGTTCTGCAGGTAACAATGAGAACAATGCAAAGGCATCATTCATCGCCTTGCTGTCGAcagggctggtggtgttgtgctGGAAAATGGAGAGCTTTTGCAACGGATTTATGGATGCCATGTTGATGGCGGtatggatgggatgagaaggatgggACAAACGGAGCAATGACGAAGTGGTGGGAGCGGCGGGCTCCTCTGATGTAGACGGCACCTTTGCTGTGGAAAAGCGCGGGATGGACGCGGGTAGGTGCTTCCACGTAGGGAGGCTACTGTTCATCAGCCCCCGTGATCGACCACATGCAGCATCAGTACGGCAGAGACAGAGCCGAGTATAGCTGAGCCATCCGCGACATCATGGAGGAGGTAGATGATGTGTATTTCCAAGGAAAAACAAGTCATGAAAATCCCGCAATATTTGACTTCCAAAATGCTGCTGATAGGGAGCCAGCCTTCTGCTAATGCCTACAGCAACCGCCGAGGATCATGAAATAAACCGGCCTAGGCGGTGGCTGCGCTAATTATGCTGTGCTGTGTCCGGAAGGCTGGCAATTGGTGTAGCAAAGCAGGCCAAGACATGTTTGGCTTCAAGACATCAGCGAAAAGCAGTTGATCGACTGGAAGAAAGGAATCTTTTTGTGGGGCTACGGAAGGTCTCGGAGGTTGTGGAATGCTTCGAATGCATCGTCCGCCTCCTAAATGTCGGAAAATTGCTAATTCGAGGATGCCAGAATCCTCCCGGATCGATGAATTTCTGACCAACCATGCTTCTTTTGGAAAACAGAGATAATCGCTGACGCAACCAGGTTCAGTTTCCTTGCAAGGGGTTTATTGTAAGAAGACTACGAGGTCTGTTGATAGAAACATAAGATATATAAAGAGCGTAAATGAAAGTAAGAAAAGTAAGAAAATCTAAGCCAAAGAACTTTGTTTCCATACGGtgcccatcctcttccactgcaacccctccccccgaaACATcaaaccatcaacaacaacctacTTCCTCAAGACGAAGACTGATCGTGAATGTCAAGGATGAACACGGACTGGCGGATAAACCCCTCATCCCCGGTAGACTGCTGAAGGCGAAGCCGGGCGTCATTGAGCTTGATGCTGACGGTGCGGTCCTGGGTGGCGGTGAAGCTCTGGCTGTAGGTGAACCGGTCCACCTCGTTGAAGCCAACAGCGGTAGGTCCGACAAACTCGAGCGCGGGAGGGTCGGTCTCGCCAGTGGGACGTCccacggtggtgggggagatcACGTAGTTGCGCTGCACAAAGGCGGAAACACCCGCCTCTGGCAACGAGACATCGCCGATGAGCGTGGCGACAGCGTTGACGGTGCTACGGCCGACGGGGTGCGTTACGCGGAAGTCGAGAGAGCAGAAGGTCTcgcgggggatggggagcTGGGCGAAGAAGCGGTCAAGTGTGACCTCCACGGACCTGTTGTCGGCACTGAAGACAGGGCGGATGGTGGCCGAGTTGCACCCATCGCCAGTGGCAATGATTTGGCGTGTGAACACGACACCTTGAGCCAGTGCGGTGgcggggagaagaagagtggTGATGCCGAGGAACTTCAT
This window encodes:
- a CDS encoding hypothetical protein (EggNog:ENOG503P6YV) encodes the protein MAEMAETTTDPATGSVPTPTPTAAPAAASTTVPAPVPPQASDPAQSTPHFAPGHFVPAPLNAPPQYVSPRSYRITKLAGRIFSIVCCIVAIGLSAGLMADSRTDGVYGFYGIIIIPSTVVCMVWDVAEIICIMKREGNRGIHPGAIVGVDLILWLGLVFLTLLTVTLSATHAERHIEGYYETWDSETRRWTSSIDLDSPEMRALVRKISGLSQTLSAFVVFLTLTHLGLFIIGCIETNYRNRRPRIVYVMAPPPANAYAPAAPPGVLPAPYGAPMMRTPPQVIPMMPIQPVPMHVPVRETKPVVAQQERYA
- a CDS encoding hypothetical protein (COG:G; EggNog:ENOG503NZ6P; CAZy:GT69), which encodes MNPEATTLPRLHCPQPDTSRYDYLVAPENAETGSIRYFIALDLRQCASLLPRLLGSVIEAIRFLGPQTCALSIIEGNSDDGTGEVLAALRPELDALTTTYYFKTSNINPKKGDRIQKLAQLRNMALQPLVDDTEAVKFSAKNTTIVFLNDVAICLEDILELLHQKRILGADMMCAMDWTYVGPDPTFYDVWIARGMNGDSFFEIPPDGNWNSAWNLFWNNPSAQQRLLSHQPFQVFSCWNGAAAFTATPIMDRTIAFRAHREGECLQGEPQLLCKDMWFHGYGKIAVVPAVNLEYSNEDGKRIKEAKGYVSRWASTPGHRDETIEWQLEPPEKVKCIPKYENQFFEAWNSTQAGT
- a CDS encoding hypothetical protein (EggNog:ENOG503P5NW), translating into MAIPLLSILCFHAFNGLSQASFFSHHTNATTLIQQKRQGTVLVTKYFTLFSTSNPSSIRTANIGFDCRVDLIHDLWGFCPTSVISATDCGLAGSCVDKHGCSGGCGFTNAALTTFTCSGALAPFCSTALLTLPNNVGPFTYLACGKGPSTDNYFAFTKRGETTTISTMSMTRLLQDTSTSASSAILPTLVDLLTSDPGFPTSSNERTSQSNTKSDGNTQPNNTGAIVGGVIGSFALLCASGIAIV
- a CDS encoding hypothetical protein (EggNog:ENOG503PYBT) — protein: MATPTTYAQFTPPASCGIGKDLYAVEKTCWVYDPRPSPTFTVSPPKVPECTAVQLGDPYDKYNPDCYAAWSFRPGGATGVSYVGCPVSYTVATSTTWHPFWRTVDGTSTRAIDVVEKIVHCCPEGDVKFTYFDEGGRSSTFVHEGITWRADAYLMPRCRGTMRGGRRTVTLTEYTDTQGWEKKKRDVGLRTEVWEGGKEVWAGEESYSATYFADGYTCYGNCTKYWLESYTSPVYVPTTKVEESEVVTTTTPDRDDATTTAAGGGTVTVTIPPTTGPGTGGLLPTPTQSNQVPVPAGGVVGRGSVRAGLLVGLMGVVAGLVM
- a CDS encoding hypothetical protein (EggNog:ENOG503PEVW); its protein translation is MASINPLQKLSIFQHNTTSPVDSKAMNDAFALFSLLPAELRVKIWRTSLQRQRIIQVVLTPLHEAKSRYAIESNIDTPNGEEFIAEVGGVKTISKLMRVNSEARHEALLFYRVHLPCRFIKPWEIKAQPVAHPRGVLYFNPEHDFLHIFHTKGNDGENPASLVTPSNFLYHLKTTHDRRHVGLLNLALDRDPAKADWRAGAVRFDASFEASKLVPKVRKALKQTLAQLREVFFVFRTPVVRDGGQPDEDQLGLLHGSPLPIWSASPGFDRIAHDPRPGVLDALRENASFYWFGLDSTLNDWNRLLDVLGVPSLGSNPPPRTRYSCGLTYSVDSALTWESFVREAVPKPQNYVFDVETAQNYLSLQQKRAGGASAAGWMPTFGFWLFRLPEGIEHISRFRNSYHDDQGRLLLRQPMPDLTKVWPELLVSNL
- a CDS encoding hypothetical protein (EggNog:ENOG503PYAC), coding for MKFLGITTLLLPATALAQGVVFTRQIIATGDGCNSATIRPVFSADNRSVEVTLDRFFAQLPIPRETFCSLDFRVTHPVGRSTVNAVATLIGDVSLPEAGVSAFVQRNYVISPTTVGRPTGETDPPALEFVGPTAVGFNEVDRFTYSQSFTATQDRTVSIKLNDARLRLQQSTGDEGFIRQSVFILDIHDQSSS